The Methanocaldococcus jannaschii DSM 2661 genome has a segment encoding these proteins:
- a CDS encoding glycosyltransferase family 4 protein: MKVLMPSIYYPYIGGITLHVENLVKRLKDIEFHILTYDSYEENEYKNVIIHNVPHLKKFRGISYLINAYKIGKNIIESEGIDLIHSHYAFPQGCVGALLKNKLSIPHILTLHGSDALILKNSIKGRYFFKYATTNSDKIICVSKYIKNQLDENLKNRAIVIYNGVNKEILYNEGDYNFGLFVGAFVPQKGVDILIDAIKDIDFNFKLIGDGKLYKKIENFVVKNNLSHIELLGRKSFDEVASFMRKCSFLVVPSRSEGFGMVAVEGMACSKPVIATRVGGLGEIVIDGYNGLLAEKNNPNDLKEKILELINNEELRKTLGENGKEFSKKFSWEKCVMGVRKVYEELSD; this comes from the coding sequence ATGAAAGTTTTAATGCCAAGTATATACTATCCTTATATTGGGGGAATCACCTTACATGTAGAAAATTTGGTAAAGCGTTTAAAAGATATTGAGTTTCATATATTAACCTATGATAGTTATGAAGAAAACGAATATAAAAATGTAATTATTCATAACGTCCCTCACCTAAAAAAATTTAGGGGAATTAGTTATCTTATAAATGCCTATAAAATAGGAAAAAATATCATTGAGAGTGAAGGTATTGATTTAATTCATTCCCATTATGCGTTTCCACAGGGTTGTGTTGGGGCTTTATTAAAAAATAAACTATCTATTCCACATATATTAACTCTTCACGGAAGTGATGCTTTAATATTAAAAAACTCCATAAAGGGGAGATATTTTTTTAAATATGCCACAACTAATTCCGATAAAATCATCTGTGTAAGTAAATATATAAAAAATCAATTAGATGAGAATTTAAAAAATAGGGCTATTGTTATATACAACGGAGTAAATAAAGAAATTCTATACAATGAGGGAGATTATAACTTTGGATTGTTTGTTGGAGCTTTTGTTCCACAAAAAGGAGTCGATATTTTAATAGATGCAATAAAAGATATAGATTTTAATTTTAAACTCATAGGGGATGGGAAGTTATACAAAAAAATAGAGAACTTTGTTGTTAAAAATAATTTAAGCCATATTGAACTCTTAGGAAGAAAAAGTTTTGATGAAGTAGCTTCATTTATGAGGAAGTGTAGTTTTTTAGTAGTTCCTTCAAGAAGTGAAGGTTTTGGAATGGTGGCTGTTGAAGGAATGGCTTGCTCTAAGCCTGTAATAGCCACAAGGGTTGGGGGGTTGGGGGAGATTGTTATTGATGGATATAACGGACTATTGGCTGAGAAAAATAACCCAAATGATTTAAAAGAAAAAATTCTGGAGTTAATAAATAATGAAGAACTAAGAAAAACTTTGGGGGAAAATGGAAAAGAATTTTCAAAAAAATTTTCTTGGGAAAAATGTGTAATGGGTGTTAGAAAAGTGTATGAAGAGCTAAGCGATTAG
- the ribL gene encoding FAD synthase, with translation MKKRVVTAGTFDILHPGHYEILKFAKSLGDELIVIVARDETVKKLKGRKPIIPEEQRREMVEALKPVDKAILGSLKNKLEPILELKPDIIVLGPDQTTFDEETLKKELAKYNLYPEIVRFRGYKKCPFHSSFDIVKEIIRRFCNKEIKI, from the coding sequence ATGAAAAAGAGGGTAGTTACCGCTGGAACGTTTGATATTCTTCACCCTGGACATTATGAGATATTAAAATTTGCTAAAAGTTTAGGAGATGAGCTAATAGTTATTGTTGCGAGGGATGAAACTGTAAAGAAATTAAAAGGTAGAAAACCTATAATTCCGGAAGAACAAAGGAGGGAGATGGTTGAAGCATTAAAGCCTGTTGATAAAGCAATATTGGGAAGTTTGAAAAATAAATTAGAGCCAATATTAGAGTTAAAACCAGATATTATTGTTCTTGGTCCTGACCAGACAACTTTTGATGAGGAAACACTAAAAAAAGAACTTGCTAAATATAATTTATATCCAGAGATTGTTAGATTTAGAGGTTATAAAAAATGTCCATTTCACAGCTCTTTTGATATTGTAAAAGAGATAATTAGGAGATTCTGCAATAAAGAGATTAAAATCTAA
- a CDS encoding NAD(P)/FAD-dependent oxidoreductase, with amino-acid sequence MQVCIIGAGLSGSILYRLLSEDGFYINIYDHVLVRGCKSMNFIFSNKNEILTVKKVLKTVNINIKDYIIREIKEVNIGGDNYYPNKKIYVINKSKLIEDLVPRTVVTNREFNPVIRRYTTKVIDTGVIVREFNTEAETKFYDLVVDASGCAKVLQLGNVYDKYKNDIKTCQFLIAYENEESPEKFDKFFIDEIKIHKGKPMIGYTWITPIDDGLYHVGCAYYKNDHELWTYLTKYTKKMFGSDYVRVCGCTSKINGNLISESFIGGIYEKRCVAGVGESIGLTTPLGHGNIYAIISAYILSRFIKKYDLNEAVLKYKDYIPKKFAELDKEKKAVRNFNVLRITKLLRDYYNIPAHESMKIILKSLY; translated from the coding sequence ATGCAAGTATGTATTATTGGAGCGGGATTGTCAGGATCTATATTGTACAGATTACTTTCGGAAGACGGTTTTTACATAAATATTTATGACCATGTATTAGTTAGAGGCTGCAAAAGTATGAATTTTATATTTTCCAATAAAAATGAGATTTTAACAGTAAAAAAAGTTTTAAAAACGGTAAATATAAACATTAAAGATTATATAATTAGAGAGATAAAGGAAGTAAATATTGGTGGAGATAACTACTATCCTAATAAAAAAATTTATGTCATAAATAAATCCAAACTAATTGAAGACTTGGTTCCAAGAACAGTAGTTACAAATAGAGAATTTAATCCAGTCATAAGGAGGTATACAACAAAAGTTATTGATACTGGAGTTATAGTGAGAGAATTTAATACTGAAGCTGAAACTAAATTTTATGATTTGGTCGTTGATGCTTCTGGATGTGCTAAAGTACTTCAATTAGGCAATGTGTATGATAAATATAAAAATGATATTAAAACCTGTCAATTTTTAATAGCCTATGAAAATGAAGAATCTCCAGAAAAATTTGATAAATTCTTTATTGATGAAATAAAGATACATAAAGGAAAACCTATGATTGGTTATACTTGGATAACTCCTATAGACGATGGACTATATCATGTTGGATGTGCATACTATAAAAACGACCATGAGTTATGGACATACCTCACAAAATACACTAAAAAAATGTTTGGTAGTGATTACGTTAGAGTCTGTGGATGTACATCAAAAATAAATGGAAATTTAATTTCTGAGAGTTTTATTGGAGGAATATACGAGAAGAGGTGTGTTGCAGGCGTTGGAGAAAGTATAGGTTTAACAACACCTTTAGGACATGGGAATATATATGCAATTATTTCTGCGTATATCTTATCAAGATTTATAAAAAAATATGACCTGAATGAAGCAGTATTAAAATACAAAGACTATATCCCAAAAAAATTTGCTGAATTAGATAAAGAAAAGAAAGCTGTGAGAAATTTTAATGTGTTAAGGATTACAAAACTACTAAGAGATTACTATAACATTCCAGCTCATGAATCTATGAAAATTATCCTTAAATCTCTCTACTAA
- a CDS encoding sugar phosphate isomerase/epimerase family protein, whose translation MKIGVSTLFFWEYPMVEIFDIFRDIGIKCMEFFPENPDFWDNRFDLDYIADLRKEFLKFDVALHNPHIELNPSSLNPYVREAVIKETLWSIELAKFYRCKLITIHPGKRPTNRSPTDEEYEAFFKYLDRTLEVAINKNITICVENMPERINRIGWSPEEMEWILKRYDELLYMTLDFAHAKEYMEEFLESVIDYIKHTHISGVVNRKDHFPLRKSEIDFSPYIKALLDYGYNGMFNLELDDRRLEKNPVTKEEKIEEVIKDIEFLESII comes from the coding sequence ATGAAGATAGGTGTCTCAACGTTATTTTTTTGGGAGTATCCAATGGTTGAGATTTTTGACATATTTAGGGATATTGGAATTAAATGTATGGAATTTTTTCCAGAGAATCCAGATTTTTGGGATAATAGGTTTGATTTAGATTATATCGCTGATTTAAGAAAAGAATTTTTAAAGTTTGATGTTGCTTTACATAATCCCCATATTGAGCTAAACCCATCATCCCTAAACCCTTACGTTAGAGAGGCCGTTATAAAAGAAACTTTATGGAGCATTGAACTGGCTAAATTTTATAGATGTAAATTAATAACCATACACCCAGGAAAAAGACCAACAAACAGGTCTCCAACAGATGAAGAATATGAAGCATTTTTTAAATATTTGGATAGAACATTAGAAGTGGCTATTAACAAAAATATAACAATATGTGTTGAAAATATGCCAGAAAGAATTAACAGAATTGGTTGGAGTCCAGAGGAGATGGAATGGATTCTAAAAAGATATGATGAATTGTTGTATATGACTTTGGATTTTGCACATGCTAAAGAGTATATGGAAGAGTTTTTGGAGAGCGTTATTGATTATATTAAACACACTCACATATCTGGAGTTGTTAATAGAAAAGACCACTTTCCATTAAGAAAATCAGAAATTGACTTCTCTCCTTACATAAAAGCTCTTTTAGATTATGGGTATAACGGAATGTTTAACTTAGAGCTTGATGATAGAAGATTAGAAAAAAATCCGGTAACAAAAGAGGAAAAAATAGAAGAGGTAATAAAGGATATTGAATTTTTAGAGAGTATTATTTAA
- the wtpA gene encoding tungstate ABC transporter substrate-binding protein WtpA, giving the protein MIKRLIVISILLIVGTVLCGCMEQENVGQQNSEAQEKIVLKIFHAGSLSVPFEEYEKMFEKEHPNVDVEREPAGSVACVRKIIDLGKKADILASADYSLIPQMMMPKYADWYVMFARNEIVLAYTDKSKYKDEINSTNWYKILQRPDVKIGFSNPNDDPCGYRTQMVLQLAELYYKDPTIYDNLVLKHSNIKVEENNGTYLILVPKELDVDTNKLFVRSKETDLLAPLEAGAFDYLFIYKSVANQHHLKYIELPKEINLGYYEYADTYKKVALKIIAKNKTINAKPIVYGMTVPTNAPHKKEAIEFVKFVLGHPEVLENNGQPAIIPAVAYGNVPEELKDLVKIEK; this is encoded by the coding sequence ATGATAAAAAGATTAATAGTCATCTCAATATTGCTAATAGTTGGAACAGTCCTATGTGGTTGTATGGAACAGGAAAATGTCGGACAGCAAAACTCTGAAGCCCAGGAAAAGATTGTTTTAAAGATATTCCACGCTGGAAGTTTATCTGTGCCTTTTGAAGAGTATGAAAAGATGTTTGAAAAAGAACATCCAAATGTTGATGTTGAAAGAGAACCAGCTGGAAGTGTTGCATGTGTAAGAAAGATAATTGACTTAGGAAAAAAGGCAGATATCTTAGCTTCAGCTGATTATTCTTTAATCCCTCAAATGATGATGCCTAAGTATGCAGATTGGTATGTTATGTTTGCAAGAAATGAGATTGTTTTGGCTTATACAGATAAAAGTAAATATAAAGACGAAATAAACTCAACCAATTGGTATAAGATTTTACAGAGACCAGATGTTAAAATTGGATTCTCAAACCCTAACGATGACCCGTGTGGTTACAGAACCCAAATGGTCCTGCAGTTAGCAGAACTCTATTATAAAGACCCAACAATCTATGACAACTTAGTTTTAAAGCATTCAAACATAAAAGTTGAAGAAAATAACGGAACATACTTGATATTAGTCCCTAAAGAGTTAGATGTAGATACTAACAAATTGTTTGTTAGAAGTAAGGAGACAGATTTATTAGCTCCATTAGAAGCTGGAGCGTTTGATTACCTCTTTATCTACAAGAGTGTTGCAAACCAACACCACTTAAAATATATAGAACTTCCAAAGGAAATTAATTTAGGATATTACGAATATGCAGACACTTACAAAAAAGTGGCTTTAAAAATAATTGCAAAGAATAAAACAATAAATGCAAAACCAATTGTTTATGGTATGACAGTTCCAACAAATGCACCACATAAAAAAGAAGCCATAGAGTTTGTTAAATTTGTGTTAGGGCATCCAGAAGTTTTAGAGAACAATGGACAGCCAGCAATAATTCCAGCAGTTGCTTATGGAAATGTTCCAGAAGAGTTAAAGGATTTGGTTAAAATAGAGAAATAA
- a CDS encoding ADP-ribosylglycohydrolase family protein: MVKMRDKILGSVFGAVIGDALGMPTENLTKEEIKKLYGFVDSYVEPKNYLAGKLNKGEWTDDTEQAICLIKSLTKEGIDIKKFANCLIAWKNKNPPDIGLTSLMAIDKLENNDYSGVDSSSCGAAMRIYPLGIVFHNNLKKLKEEVIKASKITHNNKTAIAGALAIAFFVSSALKDRKDFSLLDECYNYIKDIDEEFAKKLLEIKNFNNLDYIYDYFGTGVKTDEVVPSAIATYLLTDNFKEGMLKCINAGGDTDSLASMYGAMAGAYYGFKNIPKEWIDGLKNKEVIFELAERLYHLATE, encoded by the coding sequence ATGGTAAAAATGAGAGATAAAATTTTAGGTTCTGTCTTTGGGGCAGTTATTGGAGATGCTTTAGGAATGCCAACTGAAAATCTAACAAAGGAAGAGATAAAAAAGCTGTATGGATTTGTAGATTCCTATGTTGAACCAAAAAACTACTTAGCTGGGAAGCTAAACAAAGGAGAATGGACAGATGATACAGAGCAAGCTATCTGTTTAATAAAATCTCTAACCAAAGAAGGAATTGATATAAAAAAATTTGCCAATTGCTTAATAGCATGGAAAAACAAGAATCCACCAGATATTGGTTTAACCTCATTAATGGCTATTGATAAATTAGAAAATAATGACTACTCTGGAGTAGATAGCAGTAGCTGTGGAGCGGCAATGAGAATCTACCCATTAGGAATTGTATTTCATAATAATCTAAAAAAACTAAAAGAGGAAGTTATAAAGGCATCAAAAATAACTCATAACAACAAAACAGCAATTGCCGGAGCTTTAGCTATAGCATTCTTTGTTAGTAGTGCATTAAAAGACAGAAAAGATTTTAGCTTGTTAGATGAATGCTACAACTACATAAAAGACATAGATGAGGAATTTGCTAAAAAACTATTAGAAATTAAAAACTTTAATAACTTAGATTATATCTATGATTATTTTGGAACTGGCGTAAAAACTGATGAAGTTGTCCCTTCAGCAATAGCAACCTACTTACTAACTGATAATTTTAAAGAAGGCATGTTAAAATGTATAAATGCTGGAGGAGATACTGATAGCTTAGCATCTATGTATGGGGCTATGGCTGGAGCATACTACGGCTTTAAAAATATTCCAAAAGAGTGGATTGATGGTTTAAAAAATAAAGAAGTTATTTTTGAACTTGCTGAGAGATTGTATCACTTAGCTACTGAATAA
- a CDS encoding aldehyde ferredoxin oxidoreductase family protein: MKNALINATTKKFEIIEKTVLPITWGLYWHNKFETWKYDAYDEKNVFCFGSGVLPVIGGHRLIFSFRSPLWDGFYFSSMGGAGYQFKSTGLNNVAIIGRCENPSILVIENDGQLRIDFIEVKEELKTVYEVSKYILELYKDKNLRSVVVGEAAKRTNMGGLFSQTVRNGKFVEGSEDWAARGGGGSVLYRAHNIMGIVFFGDEKEDKEEKEKAKKIIESYYKKPMSKVVLEHTKKYRYDEETKTGGTFGNNWLLYKEKVPIFNWRMPYIDKEDRKKILEKILKFYLEIFNKETIEPKRWANCGEPCPVLCKKYRNKNKVDYEPYASNGTLLGIFDLYEADRVVKTADALGFDAIEIGNLTAWVFELLDVGLLKEEELNIKKPIFDYKKITNDDDEEIREISKHNAEQAIKFMHNLAENSNDLYKILSLGKRKAAKILNERFKSRVNKIGKKFNDFAVYVPFGDWGEIAPNLYWTPGFFMPFVIQGRYLTYYKPEFNEPEKLAELVVESIKLELPIENLGICRFHRKWLKPVLKELVKELLGIEDIVEDSINLYREICEYNKKIGYPAKIESERVKDLIIAMAKEFGNEEWTKKFENKENVDEYVKRVLNKYSELLGIDWRIS; encoded by the coding sequence ATGAAAAATGCTTTAATAAATGCAACGACAAAAAAATTTGAAATCATTGAGAAAACTGTTTTACCAATAACTTGGGGATTGTATTGGCATAATAAATTTGAAACATGGAAGTACGATGCCTATGATGAAAAAAACGTTTTTTGCTTTGGTAGTGGAGTTTTACCAGTTATAGGAGGACATAGGTTGATATTTTCTTTTAGGTCTCCTCTCTGGGATGGTTTTTATTTTTCATCGATGGGAGGGGCAGGATATCAATTCAAAAGCACTGGATTAAACAATGTGGCAATTATTGGAAGATGTGAAAATCCATCCATATTGGTAATTGAAAACGATGGACAATTGAGAATAGATTTTATTGAGGTTAAAGAGGAACTTAAAACCGTTTATGAAGTTAGCAAATATATTCTTGAATTATACAAAGACAAAAATTTGAGGAGTGTTGTTGTTGGTGAAGCGGCAAAGAGAACAAATATGGGAGGTTTATTTTCTCAAACAGTTAGAAATGGTAAATTTGTTGAGGGTTCAGAGGATTGGGCAGCGAGGGGGGGAGGAGGTTCTGTTCTCTATAGAGCCCATAACATAATGGGAATAGTGTTTTTTGGAGATGAAAAGGAAGATAAAGAGGAAAAAGAGAAAGCTAAAAAGATTATTGAAAGCTATTACAAAAAACCAATGAGTAAGGTTGTTTTAGAGCATACAAAAAAGTATAGGTATGATGAAGAAACAAAAACTGGAGGAACGTTTGGAAACAATTGGCTTTTGTATAAAGAGAAAGTGCCAATATTTAATTGGAGAATGCCATATATAGATAAAGAGGATAGAAAAAAGATTTTAGAAAAAATACTTAAATTTTATCTTGAAATATTTAATAAAGAAACTATTGAGCCAAAAAGATGGGCTAATTGTGGAGAACCATGTCCTGTTTTATGTAAAAAGTATAGAAATAAAAACAAAGTGGATTATGAGCCGTATGCATCAAATGGAACTTTATTGGGAATATTTGATTTATATGAAGCGGATAGGGTTGTTAAAACAGCTGATGCATTGGGGTTTGATGCAATAGAGATTGGAAATCTAACTGCTTGGGTTTTTGAGCTTTTAGATGTTGGTTTGTTGAAGGAGGAGGAGCTAAATATAAAAAAGCCAATATTTGACTATAAAAAAATAACTAATGACGATGATGAAGAGATTAGAGAAATATCAAAACATAATGCCGAACAAGCTATAAAGTTTATGCATAACTTAGCAGAGAACTCAAATGATTTATATAAAATTTTATCATTGGGAAAGAGAAAGGCAGCTAAGATATTAAATGAGAGATTTAAAAGTAGAGTTAATAAGATTGGCAAAAAATTTAATGACTTTGCAGTTTATGTTCCATTTGGGGATTGGGGAGAGATAGCCCCAAATCTCTATTGGACTCCTGGATTTTTTATGCCATTTGTTATTCAGGGAAGATATTTAACTTACTACAAACCAGAATTTAATGAGCCAGAAAAATTAGCTGAGTTGGTTGTAGAAAGTATAAAATTAGAATTACCAATAGAAAACCTTGGTATTTGTAGATTCCACAGAAAGTGGTTAAAACCAGTATTAAAAGAACTGGTTAAAGAACTTTTAGGTATAGAAGATATTGTAGAGGATTCAATAAATCTTTATAGAGAGATTTGCGAATATAACAAAAAAATTGGATATCCTGCAAAAATTGAGAGTGAGAGGGTTAAAGATTTGATTATTGCAATGGCTAAGGAGTTTGGTAATGAGGAATGGACTAAAAAATTTGAAAATAAAGAAAATGTAGATGAGTATGTAAAAAGAGTTTTAAATAAATACTCTGAGTTATTGGGTATTGATTGGAGAATTAGTTAA
- a CDS encoding DUF2124 family protein, whose protein sequence is MTLKLLKEENGLSPMLREFRTLVRDSNIEKVAFVGSVGVCQPFAELFGYAIRDKECYFIPDGDLNKVKKLVIKDIGMQMEDFENLNKVDAIVLFGGLAMPKYGVEVDKIKELINKLSPKKVIGVCFMSIFQKAGWDKEIDFDYLMDGFIKVSIYCKD, encoded by the coding sequence ATGACATTAAAACTATTAAAAGAAGAAAATGGGCTTTCTCCAATGCTAAGAGAGTTTAGAACTTTAGTAAGAGATAGTAATATAGAGAAGGTTGCATTTGTCGGTTCTGTTGGTGTCTGCCAACCCTTTGCTGAATTATTTGGTTATGCAATACGAGATAAAGAATGTTACTTTATCCCAGATGGAGATTTAAACAAAGTTAAAAAACTTGTTATTAAAGATATAGGCATGCAGATGGAAGATTTTGAAAACTTAAATAAAGTAGATGCAATTGTTTTATTTGGTGGTTTGGCAATGCCAAAGTATGGAGTAGAAGTAGATAAAATTAAGGAACTAATAAATAAACTATCCCCTAAAAAAGTTATTGGAGTTTGCTTTATGAGTATTTTCCAAAAAGCAGGGTGGGATAAAGAAATTGACTTTGACTATCTAATGGACGGTTTTATTAAAGTAAGCATATATTGTAAAGATTAA
- a CDS encoding AI-2E family transporter, which yields MRFEEFKYVRKGVIVGLLIMLLYIIWPFIDVLAYSCAFAYMALPVYNILRKKFNKTISAGLAISIYILPIMTITIYALLTFMEIILSFNTKSIEPYINEILSIYNSFMLERIINNEQIIAKYIDEFIKYLVSQFSGKIIDVGYLIVKVIMVLFLTFYFLRDGDKAKNLIISFVPDEYKEKMRIYLSYLHDSYKNLFISCVSLSIIITILSYIGYLILGVPYAELFAIITGIFALLPILGGWMVYISIAIYFFLIHDYTKAVFMFIYGELFLSIAPDFVIRPYLVKKEVDIHPVLVVIAFLMAPLSLGLSGFAIGPLVVGALNAFYLAKYRDKKI from the coding sequence ATGAGATTTGAGGAATTCAAATACGTTAGGAAAGGAGTTATTGTTGGATTGTTAATAATGTTGTTATATATAATTTGGCCGTTTATTGATGTCTTAGCTTATTCATGTGCCTTTGCATATATGGCTTTGCCAGTCTATAACATATTAAGAAAAAAATTTAATAAAACCATATCAGCAGGTTTGGCAATTAGCATATATATCCTTCCAATTATGACAATTACAATTTACGCCCTACTAACGTTCATGGAAATCATACTATCTTTCAATACTAAATCTATAGAGCCATATATTAATGAAATCCTCTCCATATATAATTCTTTTATGTTAGAAAGAATTATTAATAATGAACAAATAATTGCAAAGTATATTGACGAATTTATAAAATATTTGGTTAGTCAGTTTTCTGGAAAGATTATTGATGTTGGATATTTAATAGTTAAAGTAATTATGGTTTTGTTCTTAACATTCTACTTTCTAAGAGATGGGGATAAAGCCAAAAACCTGATAATTTCATTTGTGCCTGATGAATATAAAGAAAAGATGAGAATTTATTTAAGTTATCTTCATGACTCCTACAAAAATTTATTTATAAGCTGTGTTTCACTTTCTATAATTATAACTATCCTATCCTACATCGGATATCTTATACTTGGGGTTCCTTATGCAGAGTTATTTGCGATAATAACCGGAATATTTGCTTTATTACCAATATTGGGAGGATGGATGGTGTATATCTCAATAGCTATATATTTCTTTTTAATACATGACTATACTAAGGCAGTTTTTATGTTTATTTATGGGGAACTCTTCCTTTCCATAGCTCCAGATTTTGTTATAAGACCTTATTTAGTTAAAAAAGAAGTAGATATTCACCCAGTCCTTGTAGTTATTGCGTTTTTAATGGCGCCCCTTTCATTAGGACTCAGTGGATTTGCTATTGGTCCATTAGTCGTTGGGGCTTTAAACGCCTTTTATTTGGCAAAATATAGGGATAAAAAAATCTAA
- a CDS encoding proteasome-activating nucleotidase has translation MVFEEFISTELKKEKKAFTEEFKEEKEINDNSNLKNDLLKEELQEKARIAELESRILKLELEKKELERENLQLMKENEILRRELDRMRVPPLIVGTVVDKVGERKVVVKSSTGPSFLVNVSHFVNPDDLAPGKRVCLNQQTLTVVDVLPENKDYRAKAMEVDERPNVRYEDIGGLEKQMQEIREVVELPLKHPELFEKVGIEPPKGILLYGPPGTGKTLLAKAVATETNATFIRVVGSELVKKFIGEGASLVKDIFKLAKEKAPSIIFIDEIDAIAAKRTDALTGGDREVQRTLMQLLAEMDGFDARGDVKIIGATNRPDILDPAILRPGRFDRIIEVPAPDEKGRLEILKIHTRKMNLAEDVNLEEIAKMTEGCVGAELKAICTEAGMNAIRELRDYVTMDDFRKAVEKIMEKKKVKVKEPAHLDVLYR, from the coding sequence ATGGTTTTTGAAGAATTTATTTCAACTGAATTGAAGAAAGAAAAGAAAGCATTTACTGAAGAATTTAAAGAAGAAAAGGAAATAAACGATAATTCTAACTTAAAAAATGATTTACTTAAAGAGGAACTCCAAGAAAAGGCAAGAATTGCAGAATTAGAAAGTAGAATCCTAAAATTAGAATTAGAGAAAAAAGAGCTTGAAAGAGAGAATTTACAGTTAATGAAAGAAAATGAGATTTTAAGAAGAGAATTAGATAGAATGAGAGTCCCTCCATTGATAGTTGGAACTGTAGTTGATAAAGTAGGAGAGAGAAAAGTAGTTGTCAAAAGCTCAACAGGCCCAAGTTTCTTAGTTAATGTCTCTCACTTTGTAAATCCAGATGATTTAGCCCCTGGAAAGAGAGTCTGTTTAAATCAGCAAACATTAACAGTTGTTGATGTATTGCCAGAAAATAAAGACTACAGAGCTAAAGCAATGGAAGTTGATGAAAGACCAAATGTTAGATATGAAGATATTGGTGGATTAGAGAAACAAATGCAAGAAATTAGAGAAGTTGTTGAACTCCCATTGAAACATCCAGAATTGTTTGAAAAGGTTGGAATTGAACCACCAAAAGGTATTCTGCTTTACGGACCACCAGGAACTGGAAAGACATTATTAGCTAAAGCTGTTGCTACAGAAACAAATGCTACCTTTATAAGAGTTGTTGGTTCTGAATTGGTTAAGAAGTTTATTGGAGAGGGGGCTTCGTTAGTTAAAGATATATTCAAATTGGCTAAAGAAAAAGCTCCTTCAATCATATTCATAGATGAGATTGATGCTATTGCAGCAAAGAGAACAGACGCTTTAACTGGTGGAGATAGGGAAGTTCAGAGAACATTAATGCAGTTGTTGGCAGAGATGGATGGATTCGATGCAAGGGGAGATGTTAAGATAATTGGGGCCACAAACAGACCTGACATTTTAGACCCTGCAATATTAAGACCTGGAAGATTTGATAGAATCATAGAAGTCCCAGCTCCTGATGAGAAGGGTAGATTGGAGATATTGAAGATTCATACAAGAAAGATGAATTTAGCGGAAGATGTCAATTTAGAAGAAATAGCTAAGATGACTGAAGGATGTGTAGGGGCTGAGTTAAAGGCAATCTGCACAGAGGCAGGGATGAATGCAATTAGGGAGTTAAGGGACTATGTAACAATGGATGACTTTAGAAAGGCAGTTGAGAAGATTATGGAGAAAAAGAAAGTTAAAGTTAAGGAACCAGCACACTTGGATGTTCTCTACAGATAA
- the ribC gene encoding riboflavin synthase, translated as MTKKVGIVDTTFARVDMASIAIKKLKELSPNIKIIRKTVPGIKDLPVACKKLLEEEGCDIVMALGMPGKAEKDKVCAHEASLGLMLAQLMTNKHIIEVFVHEDEAKDDKELDWLAKRRAEEHAENVYYLLFKPEYLTRMAGKGLRQGFEDAGPARE; from the coding sequence TTGACAAAAAAGGTGGGAATTGTAGATACAACATTTGCAAGGGTGGATATGGCTTCCATAGCTATAAAAAAGTTAAAAGAACTTTCTCCAAATATTAAAATTATTAGAAAAACTGTTCCAGGAATAAAAGATTTACCTGTAGCATGTAAAAAGCTGTTAGAAGAGGAGGGCTGTGATATAGTTATGGCCTTAGGAATGCCTGGAAAGGCAGAGAAAGACAAAGTCTGCGCTCATGAGGCATCTCTTGGCTTAATGTTGGCTCAATTAATGACAAATAAGCATATAATTGAAGTATTTGTTCATGAGGATGAGGCAAAGGATGATAAAGAGTTAGATTGGTTAGCCAAAAGAAGAGCTGAAGAACATGCTGAAAATGTCTATTATTTATTATTTAAACCAGAATATTTAACAAGAATGGCTGGTAAAGGTTTAAGGCAGGGGTTTGAAGATGCTGGACCTGCAAGGGAGTAA